The following nucleotide sequence is from Parambassis ranga chromosome 21, fParRan2.1, whole genome shotgun sequence.
AAGGTCTGAAAACACTTCACTTCATCCTGGTGCTCGTAcagtcacgacctggtgtttagttctggttttttttccttgttttggttttctgtttatcctgtgtcctgttatctTTGTTAGGTTGTTGTTCTGTCCCCTGGGTTTCTGGTTTTGTGACGTTGTCTTGTGctacctgttttattttgatagccttgtcctccttgtgcattgtcttgagatttacttcctgtgttttccctccctgtgtgatcacctgccctgccctaatgtgtgtcacctgtgtctcgttgtcttccctggtcctgtgtatttagtctttgtctcccCTGCACTGGGTGCCAGTTTGTCCTTGTTGTTAGAggggtttgttttcatgtgttccCTTATGCTTCTGGATCTACGTGTGTCTCATCTTCCATGATAAGCCTTGCCAGCCCTCACTGATGGACTTGTTTTCCCGTGATAAGGTTTGCTCTGCCATGCCaagtatttttgtatttcttctCGCCCTCGAATTTTGATAACTCTTTGAACCATGCCAAGCCATGTTTTTgaaagctaccagtggtagagATAAAGTTTGGTTTGTAAAAAACTCTTGCACTGTCTTGagtcagtaaaaataaaagacttttgTCACAAGACTGCCCTGTGCCTCGCATTTGTGTCCTCATCTTGATAAACCCTGACACATACActgtgttaacaggctgttgAAATTCCAACGTGTTGACAATGCACTTGAAAGTCAATGCGCCACCACCTCATCAAGCACTGCAGTTCTCTTACTCGCTCTTACGGGggaaaaaagaagcaaatccTCCCATGTTGGAAAAAAGTGACTGATCTGAGGGATGTGCGAGGTTGCTTGTTGTATTACCAGGTTTAGCTGGTGGGCATAACAGTGAAGGTAGTGAGCGTTTGAATAGATTTCCTGTACCTTACACTGCACTCCTCCAGTGGCACCCCTCATTACTGAAGCTCCATCATAGGCCTGGCCGataaactttttttcttgtaaaaaatttaaatttaatttctGCATTTGTCTTATACATATTATTACTTTAGTTGTCTGGTTGGTTCCTATGCTTTTATGCTGACAACAGCCATGACAAAATGAATGGTTTTCTGTCTGATGTTATAGGGAACAGATATAGATTGTACAGTGGGtatggaaagtattcagacccccttatatttttcattctttgttatattgcagccatttgctaaaatatttaagtttaagttttTTCCTCAttgatgcacacacagcaccccatactgacagaaaaacacaggattgttgacatgtttgcaggtgtattaacaaagaaaaagtgaaatatgacatgatcctaagtattcagaccctttgctgtgactctcatatattgaactcaggtgcgtccatttcttctgatcatccttcagatggttctacaccttcatttgagtccagctgtgtttggtgatactgattggacttgattaggaaagacacacacctgtaccTTACACCTTACAATGCATGGTGGAGCAAATGAGAGTCATGAGGATTCATTCTAAGTTTATTCTGGGAAAAAATGAGAAATATGAATGAGATATTGTTtggaaaaatacatatttaaaattaacttttttgaaaaaaaatattatagttatatatattttacaccCCTATCTGTATCATAAAAAtgttataataaatattaaagatTCACACGTGACAATGAAAGATCACACTGTCATCCAGTCCACAGTCTTTAAAAGCACTCTGCacatcatttattttaaattttgtaCACGTGTCATATGAAATACAGTCAGTGATGGCTGGTATAAATGGGCTAGTGGGGTTAAGTCCTCTCTACGTTATGATGAGGAGGTTATTGTCTAAATAACATACAAAAGATTGTTATAAGTTTAACGTTTAATTTTCGATTGACAGGTAACTTCATTTTGCCCACAGGCCGATCAGTtctgatagatagatagatagatagatagatagatagatagatagatagatagatagatagatagatagatagatagatagatagatagatagatagatagatagaccaCTGAATACAGTAAAGTATTAATTATTCTAATGTTTTTTATGATCATCTCTTACCTCGTGATAACAATTTTATAATGTGTCGTCTAATTTCTGATAACTTGAGACCGTACACTAGAGGATTTAGAATAGGAGGAATGATGACAAACTCCAGCGATAACATTACAGCAACAAATGGATTTATCTCCTCTAGATTAAACCTACTCAAGGCTATATCACAGAAGCCTGTAATGGAATAAATGACAAATGAGATTATGTGTGGCAGACAGCTCTGTAATACCCTATTCTTAAATACTGCTGATCTTTTCCAGCAAACGAGCAGGATTCGTAAATAAGTGTAAAGGACAAacaacagaggcagaaaaactGTAGTTATGGTCAGAAACATACCTACAATATTGTTGACAGCAGTGGTAACACATGATAATTTTACCACATTCCAGTTGGCACAGAACACTTTTTGTATCTCATTACCACACAAAGGAAGCTTGGCAGACAAAGAAATAACCACTGTCAAAACAAAGGCTGGAAAAAGCCAAGCCAGGGCGGACAGCTTCAAAACAGTCCTCAAGGTCATCTTTTTGTTATAGTGTAAAGGGTGGCATATAGCAACGAACCGATCGTAAGCCATAATGCCAAGAAAGGTCATTTCATAGGATGCATATGTGTAAATAATGTAGATCTGAGCGAAACAAGCAGAGCGTGAAATCAGATGAGTGTCAGACAGGAGGTCCGTGAGAAATCTGGGGAAGAATCCCGTGGAACCATACAGAGAGTTGACAGAGAGCAAAGCAATAAACATATACATGGGCTCATGTAACGTCCGTTCCTGTGATATCACCACGATCATGAGGAGGTTAGCGGAGAGGATGAAGCCATACAGCAGGAGGCAAAAGGTAAAAGCTATAAAGCGGTACTGTCCGATGTTCACAAACATGGTGAggttaaagaaaaaaggaaaagtacTGTTGTCCATTCCACTATACAAAATACATATACTGTCCTGGTTGTTGTTAGTAGTCAGCATCTGTGAAAGGTAATGTGAAAGTTGTCAGACTgacagtgaaaaataaaaacttacTCTTTTTATTTCACATACCAAACATGGGTTCAGTCATGCTCAGGTCTGCTCCACATGTTGTTCTTCTTACAACTGCAGACACGCCACGTGTGGAAGTTAAAAGTTGGAGTTAAAAGCTTAAATGTTCTCTCACTCCAGACGTCAtcacaatcttttttttgttttgtttttactcagGGGAATTCTGACACCAACAAAACAAGTTAAAAGATACTAGGCTTAACTCTACTGCCTGTTTTTTGAGGGGGTGCCTTGAGTCCCTCAGCTAACTTAGGAAAGGAATTATATTGATAAAGGCCTTTGTTTGTGGATGGTGCTTAATGAATATAGGATGTGCTAAAATTATTAAATGTGGTTCTTTTCCATTTCATAATTTTTAATCAAATCACCTCACCATCAAATATTTGATTATTTATCACTTAAttcttttaattaacttcacaTGCATTTTCATCACTTCCATTTATTTTGTAATGCCAAGGTCCCACTGGGCATTTATAATCAATGTGTTTAAAGACATCAGCAAACAAACGAAAGGGTCCATTGCATGTCCATGTGCTTTGCGCTTTTTGTGACTCTCAAATCTTATCTGTCTTCCTCCACAGATGATGGTGTAATGTGAGCCTGTGCTCtaaaggaaaatgtaacataagGTCAATATTTTGGTGAACATGTAAATATTTCTCTGGCCAGGTCACTACATGCTCATGGGGGCAGGGTGATGGCAGCTGAAACTGGCGACGGTAGAAGGAAAGAgatttccttgtaaaatgtgttaaattctATGAGATAGCAAACCATGATCTTTGCCTAAGCCTTTACCCCGTTTAATGCCTAATCCTAACCAggtgttttaatgcctaacccaaacgttgaatgaaaatgaaactttCATGTCCATTAGCATAAATGTTACAATGTGTCATATATGTGGGATTTTTGTATCAACCAAATGTGACTTAAGGATAAGGATATGATTTGTACAGTAGCAGTAAGTACTACATTGACATACGTacatggtgttttattttgaaaattgacCAGATAATGATGAATCTGACTTTCTGCATACTGGATTGGTGCACACAGCTCAGCCACTACAGAACATTGAAGCAGAACATTGAAGCAGAACATGGAGCATCACCGCCGGTCTGGTTAGAGTGATTGCAATCTACAAATAGAGACAAGAGACAGTACTACAGCTCTATCATTCATCGTTGACTCTGCAAGTAAATAGTTGTACTGCCACCCTTAGTCCTGAAGGTCTCTCAGCACAAGGCACAATTATATTCTCCAAAACAAAGATTGTTTGGTCTGAAAAGGAAGACTATAAAAAGGGTTAGGAACATAAGTTTGTCCTAATAATATAATGTCCCTATATTCTAAATTCCAAGCACAGGTTTGATCCTAATGCTGATGCCTCATATCACATGGGTGACATTCATTGAGTAAGATGACCTCCTCCTACATTCCTCATAGAAGAAATGCAAAGAAACATTGtatagaaaaaaacatggacAAGGAAAATAGGCTAGCAGTGCACatacactttttattttttttaataatgaaaTTTTACCTTTGCTTTGATTTCTAATGGGCAAATGTGTAAACATCACCTGCTAGGACATTAAATGTCAGACAATAACTTTAATAGATATGCTATATGTTTTTACAATTTCAGAGGTAAGTCACAAACATCTCAAAACAAAGCAACATCACATAGTAATGCCTGTCATAAGACGTACACATATCTTTTACACATTATTCACAACATAATTTATGcattaatttaaacatttttagacACTGGCAAAGTTCTGCAGGGATTACATTTAGCTTGCATTTTCAAGAAAAATTTcctgaaaatgtgtcttttaatTTCTGGTAATTTAAGTCCGTATATAAGAGGATTCAGAACTGGAGGTATGGTAATGAATTCTAGTGACAGAATAACAGCCACAAATGGATTGATGTCATCCAGATTTTGTCGGCTCAGGACAGTGTCACTAAACGAGGTGACAGAATAAACCATGAATGAAACAACATGTGGAAAACAGCTCTGTAACACTTTTCCTCTCACTACTGTTGACTTTTTCCAACAAGCGATCACAATTTGAATATAAGTGTACAAGATGAAACCAAAGGGAAGGAAGGCTACCATTATGGCTACCAACACAGCAGCAATGTTGTTAACAGCAGTGGAAACACATGATAATTTCACAATATTCCAGCTGGCACAGTATATCTTCTGTATATTGTTACCACATAAAGGAAGCCTGACAATCATATTAATGGTTACTGTGAGGTTACAGGTAGGCAAAATCCAGGCAAGTACAGACAACTTGACAACATTTTTTGAGCTCATCTTCCTATGATAGTGTAAAGGTTGACACACAGCAATATACCTATCATAAGCCATAATACCCAGAATGTTTATTTCATAGGAGCCATATGTGTAAATAACAAAGATCTGAGTGAAACAAGCGGAGCGCGAAATCAGATGCCTGTCAGACAGGAGGTCCGTGAGAAACCTGGGGAAGAAACCTGTGGAGCCATACAGAGAGTTCACACACAGAAGTGCAATGAAAATATACATGGGCTGATGCAGTGTTTTCTCTCGTAAGACCGTCAGTATTATGATGAGATTggcagacagaatgaagccgtacagcaggaggacaaacacaaaggcTAGATAACTGTAGTGTCCAATTTTCATGAACACGGTGAGGTTGAAGTAAAAAGATAGACTGCTGTTTTCCATCCTCAGATTCAAAGAGCCCGTGCTGGAGGACAAAGTCAATGCTGATGTCTTCTCTTGTACCACCCTCTGTCACTGTCATTAGGGAGGTATGAAGAGATCTGTACATAGAAAAAACAACTGTAGGCCCTGGATGGTGCTCAAAGTCTTTTAACCTGTGAAACCTGGTAAACATCACATCATGTTACCTCTGGAGATCTTCACAGTGGTAAACAGCATGATTATTTTACATCATCTCTGTGTATTATTTGCCAAGGTGAACAGATTTCTTCAATACCTTCAGGTCCTATCTGAGTGCTGAACCCTATACCTTTTCACTAACATGGCCACACCTTCACTTCATATAAAAATTGAGGATGTGTGGAAGGAAGAGGGTTGAAGAGATCAGCAGCGATCAGCTGTGCCTGGTCCATCATAGCCGCAACATGTCACAACTTGTCAAAACCTAGGGGTTGGAGTCTATCTGtcatgatttgatttttttgggtcatttgttgttttggttATTTTTATGCTTTGTAATctatttctttgtttctttgttatttTGGGGTTTTCTGGTGTTCCCTGTGCAGCCTGTAACATAACTTACTCAAATCATCAATAACTCCATATGGTGTAGAATCTTTTTTAAAGCCCTTCAAAAGTGAGGTCATCAAGCCTCTGCAAAGGAAAAACTGCCTTGATGTTGTTGTCAACAACTATTGGCAATAGTTTGGTGATGTAATAAAAAGTTGTGTACCAATAACCTAGAAACTTTTTAAAGTTGAGCAActgatttgacatttttttggcCCCATTCCAGCACTGGGCCTGGACTCATCAAGATGGGTCCATCACAGGGGTCTATCTTGGGAGCCCCCAAATTATACAAAACTGTAGCCCACAATAATAAGCAGATGACACACCAGGTAAATATGGACCTGTGGCCTTCCTTCAGTGGATAGCCACATTTTAATtaggttgaggtctggactttgactagtccattccaaaaccttgattcttttatttttcagtcagtCTGATGTAGATttcctgctgtgctttggatcattgttctgttgtatgatccaatttccaccaagctttaactgtcggacagatgtcctcacatttgtctctagaatactctggtatacagaggagttcatggtccactcaatgactgcaaggtgtccaggtcctgtggtGGCAAAATAAGTCCAAATCATcagcaagcggcaaccttcgagGCTCAGACTTGAACCCAATGTGGAAGTGTCGgaacttgtagttcacaccacaaccgctgggggctggctccagaaccAAGTGATTTcctatagactcccatgttaaaatgtcccacttcacagcagaaatgaacatgtttacagcctggtagaaaaaaccattctggtctcaaatgataagttctcaTCTAGTGTCAATTATACGAGGGGTGTATTTTTTTagaactcacttgttttaattatattcagacttaaaataaCACATAATTATGGTCGttgccactttgagtgacaggtggttgcagtatcacagcatgagtttcctgcttccacgatcgcccaaCCTCCTCAACTCTGCTCgttctccccctctttgtccatatttggagttttggcagactggAAAAGCCTCCCAccaagcctcaaaacagctcttcagaaacaaacgggtgatgtcacggaagctctgcccatagtttttactgaacatcagtcctcc
It contains:
- the LOC114453790 gene encoding olfactory receptor 10A3-like, which produces MDNSTFPFFFNLTMFVNIGQYRFIAFTFCLLLYGFILSANLLMIVVISQERTLHEPMYMFIALLSVNSLYGSTGFFPRFLTDLLSDTHLISRSACFAQIYIIYTYASYEMTFLGIMAYDRFVAICHPLHYNKKMTLRTVLKLSALAWLFPAFVLTVVISLSAKLPLCGNEIQKVFCANWNVVKLSCVTTAVNNIVGMFLTITTVFLPLLFVLYTYLRILLVCWKRSAVFKNRVLQSCLPHIISFVIYSITGFCDIALSRFNLEEINPFVAVMLSLEFVIIPPILNPLVYGLKLSEIRRHIIKLLSRGKR
- the LOC114453791 gene encoding olfactory receptor 10A6-like, which encodes MENSSLSFYFNLTVFMKIGHYSYLAFVFVLLLYGFILSANLIIILTVLREKTLHQPMYIFIALLCVNSLYGSTGFFPRFLTDLLSDRHLISRSACFTQIFVIYTYGSYEINILGIMAYDRYIAVCQPLHYHRKMSSKNVVKLSVLAWILPTCNLTVTINMIVRLPLCGNNIQKIYCASWNIVKLSCVSTAVNNIAAVLVAIMVAFLPFGFILYTYIQIVIACWKKSTVVRGKVLQSCFPHVVSFMVYSVTSFSDTVLSRQNLDDINPFVAVILSLEFITIPPVLNPLIYGLKLPEIKRHIFRKFFLKMQAKCNPCRTLPVSKNV